A single genomic interval of Stieleria maiorica harbors:
- the hisF gene encoding imidazole glycerol phosphate synthase subunit HisF: MLAARVIPCLDVHGGRVVKGTNFVNLRDAGDPVQVASRYEAEGADELVFLDITASHEERDIILDVVRRTADCVFMPLTVGGGVRTIEDVRDLLNAGCDKVSINSAACKDPEFVRKAADRFGSQCIVVNIDPKRVIKDGQEFWEVHINGGRKPTGLEAVAWAKTVQDLGAGEIVLTSMDADGTCDGYDLPVTAAVSQAVSIPVVASGGAGNPSHLADAILRGKASAALAASIFHFGQYTIAETKQVMRDAGIPVRL, encoded by the coding sequence ATGTTAGCTGCCCGAGTGATCCCCTGCCTGGACGTGCATGGTGGACGCGTCGTCAAAGGAACGAATTTCGTCAATCTGCGTGACGCGGGGGATCCGGTACAGGTCGCCAGCCGTTATGAGGCCGAAGGGGCCGACGAGCTGGTTTTTTTGGACATCACCGCCAGCCACGAAGAACGCGACATCATCCTGGATGTGGTTCGCCGCACCGCCGACTGCGTTTTCATGCCGCTGACCGTCGGTGGCGGCGTGCGGACGATCGAAGACGTCCGAGACCTGCTGAACGCGGGCTGCGACAAGGTGTCCATCAACTCCGCCGCCTGCAAAGACCCCGAGTTTGTTCGCAAGGCGGCCGATCGATTCGGCAGCCAATGCATCGTCGTCAACATCGACCCCAAGCGGGTGATCAAAGACGGTCAGGAGTTTTGGGAAGTCCACATCAACGGCGGCCGGAAACCGACGGGTTTGGAAGCCGTCGCCTGGGCGAAAACCGTCCAGGACCTGGGCGCCGGCGAGATCGTGTTGACCAGTATGGACGCCGACGGAACCTGTGACGGATACGATTTGCCCGTCACCGCCGCGGTCAGCCAAGCCGTGTCGATCCCCGTGGTCGCCAGCGGCGGGGCCGGAAATCCGTCCCACTTGGCCGATGCCATTTTGCGTGGCAAAGCCAGTGCCGCGCTGGCGGCCAGCATCTTTCACTTCGGCCAATACACGATCGCGGAAACCAAGCAAGTCATGCGCGACGCCGGCATCCCGGTGCGACTGTAG